TGATTTATTTGGAAACTATTACTTGCTGAATTCCGCTTCGCAATATACCTATGTTGCTAAGTCATTATCTTATCTAAATGATAAGCCGATCGCTTGGTATGATTTTAAAGCGAATCTGGAGCAATATCGGACACCTTTGCGTGTATTGCTTATGAATGATGGTCTTCGGCAAGCTTGGTATGTTTTGTTGGCGGGGCTAGTCCTTTTGCTTGTGTTTCGAAGTAGACGTGAGCAGCGGGCTGTGGCGGTCGTGAGCCCAGAACCGAATCTCTCGAAGGACTTTTGTGGAACCATTGCTACTTTATATTATGAAAATGGCGCACCAGGTAATATGGTTGCAAAAAAAATAGATTACTTCCTGCACGATCTTCGGATGCGGTTTCATTTGGACACGCTGATGTTGCGGGAAGAAGAGTTCAGTGAGGAACTGGCGGAGCGGGCTGGAGTTCCGCTCGTAGAGACACAGTCATTAATCCGGCTGATTGTTCGCATGCAAGATGCTAAACAACATGATGTGGCTGATCTCAAAATGATTAACGATACAATAGAAGAGTTTAAACATAAAGCAAAAATGATATGAGTGACTTCGATAAATATATATCTTTTGAAAACCGAATAGATGTCTCGGTTTTATTCGATAAAATGGCACAGGTAAAGTCGGAGGTGAAAAAAGTCATCGTTGGGCAGGATCAATTGATTGACATGCTCTTAATCTCGATCTTGGCCTCAGGGCACTCTTTGATCGAGGGCTTGCCCGGGGTGGCGAAAACATTATCCGCAAAATTGATTGCCAAAACGATTCACAGTGAATTCAAGCGGATTCAATTTACACCGGATTTAATGCCTTCGGATGTAACGGGATCGTCGATACTCGATTTGAAAAGTAATGAATTTGAATTTCGTCGGGGACCTATTTTTGCAAATATTGTTTTAATCGATGAAATCAATCGTGCTCCGGCAAAGACACAAGCCGCACTTTTTGAAAGTATGGCGGAGCAACAAGTGTCGGTCGATGGAACGACCTATCGATTGCCAGGACCGTTTGTTGTTTTTGCGACACAAAACCCCATCGAACACGAAGGCACCTATCGATTGCCGGAAGCTCAGCTCGATCGTTTCTTGTTTAAGATCAATGTGAATTATCCTGAGCTTGAACAGGAACTGGAAATATTAAAGGAGCACCATGCCCAAAAAGCAGAGAATAAAGAGGATCAGGTTCAGGCTGTAGTTTCGGCCGCAGAAATTTTAGGATTCCAGAAATTGATCAAATCTATCTTTGTTCACGAGGAGTTGTTAACTTACATTGCTCAAGTTATTATAAAGACACGAACTAATCCAAGTTTGACACTTGGGGCATCACCGCGGGCTTCTATTGCTTTGTTGGAATCAGCAAAGGCCTCAGCTGCGTTGACAGGCCGAGACTTTGTTACTCCTGAGGATATTCGGAGGGTGGCATCTGCTGTACTGGGCCACCGTGTCATGTTGACTCCAGAAAGGGAAATGGAAGGATTTACAACCGCTTATGTCATCGACCAAATCATTAATTCTGTAGAAATTCCAAGATAATGAATAAATTAAGGCAGCTTTTTCTAACAAATCAATTCTTCTACACCCTATTAGGTGTAGCAACACTCTTTACATTTTCTTTTTTCGTTAAAGGATTGTTGATTGTGGCTTGGATTGTTTTTTGGATATGGTTGGCTGTTTTGGCTTTTGATTTTATTGTCTTGTTCTCAGGAAAGGGGCGAATTGAGGTCACAAGGGTATATCCTGAAAAATTATCCAATGGCGATGAAAACCCGATGCGTCTGTTTGTGAATTCTTTTTACCCGTTTGGGACAAAAGTGGATATTTTGGAGGAGTTTCCGGTACAGCTTCAAATTCGGGATAAAGATTTTGCGACAAGTTTGCTGGCCTTTCAGCGCTCGGAAATTTCGTTTTCCTTGCGACCCACACAAAGGGGTGTTTATCAGTTTGGTCGTTGTATGGCTTTGGTTCAGCGTTTTGGATTTTTCAAAAGAAGGTTTGTTACCAATCAAGAACAGGAAATACCCTGTTATCCATCTTATATTCAACTCCGAAAATACCAGCTTTTGGCAACAAGTAATCGGTTGAATGAACTGGGGATAAAGCGTATTCGACGGATTGGTTCGGCTATGGAATTTGACCATGTTAGAGAATATGTACAGGGGGATGACTATCGGCATATGAACTGGAAGGCATCTGCAAAAGTCAAAAAGTTGATGGTCAACCAATATGAAGAAGAGAAATCACAGCCCATCTATTCTTTTATAGATCTCGGGAGGGCGATGCGCATGCCCTTCAACGACCTGACCTTGTTGGATTACTCCATCAATGCTGCGCTAGTGCTTTCGAATGCAACCCTATTGAAGCAAGACCGTGCAGGATTATTGACCTTTTCAAAGGATATAAACGCATTTGTACCAGCTGAGAAAAGAAATAATCAGATGCTTAAAATTTCAGAGACGCTCTATCAGGTGTCGACCAAATTTGAAGAATCGGAATTCGGAAAATTATATAGTTATGCCAATGCACATATTAATAAACGTTCGCTTATTTTTGTTTATACAAATTTTGAGACCTTAGACTCCTTGAGGCGTCAGATGAATTATCTATCGATGCTCAATAGAAGTCATATTATAGTTGTTGTCGTTTTTAAAAATGTCGAGGTGGAGGATTTAGCCAAAAGTGCACCGAAAAAAACGATAGACATCTATAATCAAATCATTGCTGAAAAGTTCATCTATGAGAAGCAGCTAATCGTACAAGAGCTTATCCGTCATGGGTTTCAGACCATTTACACTGCACCAGAAAATCTAACTATCAATTCCATTAATAAATACCTTGAAATTAAGGCACGTGGTCTTATTTAATAATCGAAGTATCTTTGACCATGACTTTCGTCCAAAGGTGCTGATATTTTTCAATGGCTTTTAAATGGATTGGATGCGTTTCGTAGATAGTAATATCGTTAAGATCTTTGAATGTCACAATTATGGTATAGTCAAAGCTGTTGTCTACGACAGGTCTCAGGTTTGTCTGCGCCGGAACGCCATAATTAAGCGTTTTGATGACGTCGATTTTTCGAAGGTCCTCAAAAAATCCAACAAAATTCTTTTTTTCTTTTTCACTGAGATCTTTTTTTAGCCAAAAATTGACAACGTGTACAATGGTGCTGGACTCGATAGCCTCATCCGATTGAACTGTATTTGCCCATGTGGGAGCAGTTACGAGCACCATGGGTGCTAGAAGAAAGTTGCGTCTTTTCATGATTGAACGGTTTAGAAGCTTCAAGATACAAAACCTTCGTGAATTCACCAATAGCAATGACGCTCATTGTGAGAGAAGGGTTTTTGTGGTTAAGGAAAAATAGACGTTTTCAGCAAACAAAAAAGGGAGACGTTATGCCTCCCTTTTATATTTTGATAGATGTTGGATTCTATATCCCAAACTCTTCCTTCACTTTATCGATATAATCCAGTTTTTCCCAAGTAAAAAGTTCAACTTCAATTTGCTTTTTCTCGCCAGTTGAGCTTTCGAATTCCTTGGTTACTTTTCTTGGTGTTCTTCCCATGTGTCCATAGGCTGCAGTTTCTGAATAAATGGGATTTCTCAGACCCAGACGCGTTTCAATTCCGTATGGCGTCATATCAAATAAATGTGCGATTTTTTCGGCAATCTGGCCATCGGTCAAATTTACTTTGCTTGTTCCATAGGTATTTACATAAATTCCCATAGGATCTTTTACACCAATTGCATAGGAAATCTGTACCAGAATTTCATCTGCAACACCTGCTGCCACTAAGTTTTTGGCAATATGGCGCGTTGCGTATGCAGCGGAACGGTCTACCTTAGATGGATCTTTTCCTGAGAAAGCCCCTCCACCATGTGCACCTCGGCCGCCGTAGGTATCGACAATGATCTTGCGACCGGTAAGTCCTGTATCTCCGTGAGGTCCACCGATAACAAATTTTCCAGTTGGATTGATATGAAACTTAATTTCATCGTTAAATAACAACTGAAGTTCTGGTTTCAATTGTGCTTTAACACGTGGAATTAAGATCGTTTTGATGTCATGTGTAATTTTATCCAACATAACTTGTTCGGTGTCGAAGTCGTCATGTTGTGTGGAGATTACGATTGCTTCGATTCTTTTTGGTTTGTGGTCGTCGCTATACTCAAGGGTAACCTGAGATTTTGCGTCCGGGCGCAAATACTTGATTTCGTTATTTTCGCGACGTAGCTCGGCCAACTCATAAAGTAAGCGATGCGATAGATCCAATGCCAGAGGCATAAAATTTTCAGTTTCGTTGTTTGCATAACCGAACATGATGCCTTGGTCGCCCGCACCCTGTTCTTGTCTTGTCTTGCGGTCTACGCCCTGGTTGATATCAGCAGACTGCTCGTGAATCGCCGAAAGAACGCCACAGGAGTTTGCCTCGAACATGTATTCAGATTTGGTGTAGCCAATCTTTTGGATCACCGAACGGGCTATTTTCTGAACATCGAGGTATATGTTTGATTTAACCTCGCCGGCAAGAACTACTTGCCCAGTCGTTACTAGCGTTTCAATAGCGACGCGAGAGTCCTCGTCCCATGCTAAAAAATTGTCTATTAATGCATCTGAAATTTGATCCGCAATTTTGTCTGGATGCCCTTCAGAAACAGATTCTGACGTAAATAAATAAGCCATGCTTTACGTAATTTTTAATATTGGATTTGCGCTAGAATGAAATAACAGCAAAGTGATAAGAGCCGTGATAGCGAAGGGTTTTTAGCACTTTTTTACTGTGGTTGCAATCTCCTTGTCGTTGCCTTGTAACGCAACAGCACGCAAATCAGTCCACATTCTATTTTTTGTGCGACAAAGCTACAATACTTTGAGGATTATTTAAAATCAAATTTATATTTTAACTTTTAAAAGCATAGGGAAGTGCGCTAATTAGTATAAAGATTACATTATTTTAAGAAATTGGTAATTTCCGCTATCTTTGGATATGTCAGAACGTAAACAAATACTGTTTGTTATTAATCCTATTTCAGGGGGGAAAAATAAAACTTCCTTTAAAAAGCAGGTGCTGGATGTGCTTGATCTACAGAAGTTTGATCCTACTTTCCAACAAACGGCGAGACCGAACCATGCTTATGAAATTGGGCTGAAAGCGATCAAAGAAGGCTATGATGCAGTCATCGCTGTCGGTGGTGATGGGACGATCAATGAATTGGGATCCGCTTTGGTCGGATCTGGAATTCCATTGGGGATTATTCCTGAGGGCTCTGGCAACGGCCTAGCGCTCTATCTAGGGGTTCCTATGAATGAAGCGGCTGCAATTCGTCGGATTAATCGTTTTGAGTCGATTGAGGTTGATTGTGGTTTAATTAACGATAGACGATTTTTTAATATCGCGGGTTTAGGTTTTGATGCTTCCGTGAGTGAAAATTTTGCGAATGAAAATATTCGCGGACCTCTGGGCTATATGAAGTCCGTTTTTAATGTGCTCAGTAAATACCAACCTGCCCATTATAAATTAACGATTGATGGAAAGGTTTACGAAAGGCAAGCGTTTATGATCAGTGTAGCGAACTCTCCCCAATATGGAAATAATGCCTATATCGCACCACAGGCTTCGGTTAACGATGGCATTTTAGATGTCTGTATCGTGCACAAGTTTCCACTTTATATTTTGCCAAAGATGATTTTCCATCTTTTTAATAAATCGGCAGATCAATCCAGTTATGTTGAGATCATTCCTGGAAAGAACATACAGATCGAGATTGATAAGGTGTCACCGGTTCATGTGGATGGAGAACCGATCGAGCTTGGCGATAAACTGGATATTTCCATTATACCAAAAGCACTAAAGATAATTTGTTAAGGTCATGAGCAAAAATAAAAAACAGTCCTACGAGGGCGTAGTATATTCAACAGATGACAGTTTCAGCTATCAGCTGGCTGATTTTTTTCAGGAAGCTGATACTTTACCGGTCAACCAGCAAAACTTGAAGGTACAACTGGATCGTAAAATGCGGAAGGGGAAAGTTGTTACGTTGGTTACGGGGTTTGTCGGAAAAGCGGAAGATCTAGAAAGCTTAGGTAAATTGTTGAAACAGAAGTGCGGAGTGGGCGGAACGGTAAAAGATGGAGAGATCATCATACAAGGAGAGTTCAAACAAAAGATCTATGAGTTGTTACTTAAAGAAGGGTATCGCGTAAAATTAGTCGGTGGTTAAACAAGTATAACGAGGATATTCGTATTAAATCTAATGAATTGTTTATTAGGCAAGTATGGTTTTGGTTAAGACTGTGCGATTGTTTGAAAACATGAGTAATCACTTACTTTTTGTCGTTTAAAATCCTTGATTTTTTTGCATATCAAAAAAAAAATGGCTTTCATTGTAAAATAATTATTGCGAATAAGCGATTTAGCATAGAGTAGCAATGATTATATAACGGGAACTGCTGAGAAAAATAACACGGATTAATGGTGTGTTCAGTTTGAAAAAACAAATTTGATTTTTTTTATATATTTGAGATGAATATTTTAAATTTGACATTAAATATTAAATTTGCTTTGCAAAATTGGTTTCAAAAGCGAATAAAAGTGCATATAATTTAAACAACATTATATATTTAAACAACAGTAAAAAACTAAAAATTAGAAAAATGGCAAACGCACCTAAAACTGCTGCAAAACAAGAGAGCAACAACGGAGGATCTTTCTTTGCTCAAGCTGCAATCATCATCTGTTTCATCGTGGGTTTCTGTGTATGGAAATTTGTGATGGGTAATCCAACTAACTTCGTTGACAACAATCCTGAAAATGCTCCAAATCCAGGTAACTACTTAGGAATGGTTTACCATGCTGGGGCTATCGTACCTGTTTTGCTTGGTTTATTCTTGATGGTATGGGTTTTCTCAGTAGAACGTTTTATCGTTATTAACAAAGCATCTGGTACAGGAAACGTTGGAAACTTTGTGAGAAAAATCCAAACGTTGATTAATGGTGGAAACATCGACACAGCAATCGCTGAGTGTGACAAACAAAAAGGTTCAGTAGCAAACGTAGTTAAGGCTGGTTTATTGAAATACAAAGCAGTATCAGTAGATCCTAACGTTGACACTGAAAAAGCTACTATCGCAATTCAAAAAGAAATCGAAGAAACTACAGCATTAGAAATGCCAATGTTAGAGAAAAACTTAAACGTTATCGCTACATTAGTTTCTATCGGTACATTATGTGGTCTATTGGGTACGGTAACAGGTATGATCAAAGCCTTCTCGGCATTGGCAACAGGTGGTGCTCCAGATTCAGCTAAATTGGCAAACGGTATCTCTGAGGCCTTGATCAATACAGCAACTGGTATCGCGACTTCAACATTCGCTATCGTATTGTATAACATCTTTACTGCAAAAATCGATAAATTAACTTACTCTATCGACGAAGCTGGTTTCTCAATCGTACAAACGTACGCTGCAAACCACAAATAAGAACTATGATGAAAATTTTTGATTTTATTTTATGGAAATCAAAAATCAAAAGCATCATAGGATAGAAGATTGAGTTTTTAATTTAAAAAGAAGAATTTAAAATGGGTAAAGCAAAAGTAAAAAGAGCCAGTACGTCGATCGACATGACAGCGATGTGTGACGTATCGTTCTTACTGCTTACGTTCTTCGTCTTAACGGCGACTGCGCGCCAACCGGAAGCATTGACGGTGGATACCCCAGCATCGACTACAAAAGATAAGTTACCTGATTCAAATGTGGGTATGATCACAATAGGCGATAAAGGTAAAGTTTTCTTCGGTACGACTGATCAACAAGTTCGCGTAAAAGCACTAGAAAGAATGTCAGCAAAGTATGGCGTTGGCTTTTCACAAGAAGATTACGATCGTTTCAAATTGATGGAAAACTTTGGTGTACCAATGTCTAAGTTAAAAGCATTGCTAGCTTTGGATGGAAGTAAGCGTACGGAAAAAGGTTTGCAAACTGGTATCCCGGTTGATAGTACAGAGAATACTTCAAATGAGTTGTATTACTGGGTTCAAAATGCCCGTCTTGCAGCTGAGGAAGTAAATAAGGAAAAAGAGGCATCAGATAAAAACTTCGTGCATCCAGGACCTTTAAAGATGGCTATCAAAGCAGATGCGAATGAAAAATATCCTTCGGTTAATTTAGTTATTGAAACGTTGCGGAATCAAAAGCAAAACAAATTTAGTTTCATAACAGGCATGCGTGCTGAGGAGAAATAATTGACGATTTAATAAGAACAAACAATGGCAGAATTAAATCAGGATAGTGGTAAAAAAGGCAAAGGCGGGAAAGTAAGATCCAAGAAGAATGGCGGTAAGGTCGACCTTACGGCGATGGTGGATTTGGCATTCTTGTTGATTACCTTCTTCATGTTGACCACGTCCTTAAATAAACCGCAAGCGATGGATGTGGCTATGCCAGACAAAAATAAAATTAAGGAACAACAAAGCGATGAATTGCTTACAGCAGATAATCGTTCCCTGACAATTTTATTGGGTTCTGACAATAAAGTCTCTTGGGTATATGGTCAAGTTGCTCGTCCGATCGAAGGTCCTACTGTCGCTGGTTACGGTGCAGATGGGATTCGTAAGGTACTGATGGAGAAAAAGGCATATGTACCTCGCGTTTCAGGCGGTAAAGACATGATCGTAATCATAAGACCTAGTGATAAATGTACACAACGTAATCTGGTTGACATTCTTGACGAGATGAAAATTGTAGACGTAAAACGCTATATGATCGGTAAGATTACTCCAGAGGAAGTGGAAGTGTTAAAACGTGACAATATCTATAATGATTAGTTATTAGATTGACACAAAAAACTAAAATAAGATGATAGGGTCAAAATTAGATATTTTTAAGAAAGAATGGCTTGATGTCGTTTTTCAGGGCCGCAACAAGGAATATGGAGCTTACGAGCTTCGTAAACTTGCGCCTAAAGCGACTAATAGAGGGCTACTTGTCGTTATCGGCTTTGTAGTGCTAGCAAGTCTTCTTCGTCTTTTCGGAGACAAAATTTTTCCGAAAAAGCCTGTTGAAGCACCTCCAGCGGTAACTGAGGTTACTTTGGAAGACCTTGAAGAAATCAAGCCACCAGAACCACCAGAAGAGGAGCCTCTTCCACAAGAACCGGAGGAAAAACCTCAACAAGTGGCTATGGATGTACCAAAAGAGGATTTGGTTCGTTTCCCTGAGCCTAAAGTAGCTCCTGCAAACAAAGTTGTAGAAGAAGTTGCTTCTCAGGAAGAGTTGAAGGATCCAAATAAAACGCCAGCACGTATTACCTTGAAAGGTAGCCCGACTGGTACTTCCGTTGCACGTGGTGAATTTGGTTCGAAGAAACAAGACGGTGCAATCACTGGTGCTGCAAAAGGGGATCCTAATGGTAATGGAGACGAAATTCTTCCATTTAATGCCATTGAGGTTCAACCAATGCCTGTAGGCGGTATGCAAGCATTTATGTCTTGGGTTGGTTCAAACTACGAGTACCCAGCTGCTGCGACTGAAAATGGTGTGAATGGTGTCGTGGAAGTGTCCTTCGTTGTAGAAAAGGATGGTAGCTTGACAGACATCAATATTAAACGTGATTTGAAATATGGTACTGGTGATGCAGCTGTAAGGTTGCTTAAAAAAGCGAAGAAATGGAAACCTGGTATTCAAAATGGTCGTCCAGTTCGTGTAGCGTACACTTTACCAATTCGATTGAACCTTCAAAATTAGAATGACAAATTTTAATTCGAATAATAATTCAAATTTTAGACAGAAATCGCCTCTGAAGCGGTTTCTGTCTATTTTAGGACTATTTATGTTTGGCTTTTATTTTGTTTTGGGCCTTTTGATTATATTCTGGGACAGTTTTCCCATTCCGATTAATCCAACTTACAAAACAATCTTTGGCGTCGTATTGATCCTGTATTCTTTTATGCGGTTTGTACGGCTTTGGCAAAATAATTTTTAATTAACTGCCCTCTTCTTTTTGGCTACAAGCAATTCTCTCTTCAAAAATTAAACTATTTTTTAATTAAACTGTCTTATTTTATGATGTATCATATGAGAAAATATAAAATGGTTCTTGTGATGCTTGGCATCTGTATGGGCATTTTTGTTTCCTGTAAAAATAAAACAAAGCAAGCGAAAGAGGGCGAGGATATTTTAACAGGTAAGCTGCCCGTTATTGTGGATCAAACGTTGTTGCCTATTATCAAAGAATCTGCGGATGTTTTTGAGAGCTCTTATCCAAATTCAAGTTTGGAGCTTATGGCCCGGCCGGAGATTAAAGCTGTCAATGCATTGCTTGCTGATTCGGCCTATGTGGTAGTATTGACGCGAAAGCTGACAAATGAAGAAGATAGCTATTTCAGAAAACGCGGTATTCAGCCAAAGATATTTCAAATGGCTTCGGATGCTGTTGTATTGATCAGTAATCGTAACAGTACTGATACTATAATGCCTCAAAAAGACGTTAAGTCTTTGTTGGAAGGTAACTTAGCCGGGCAACGTTTGATCTTTGACAATGCCAATTCAAGTACACTGCGGTATTTGAAGGACTATTTCAAATTGAACAAAATCGATCCGAAAGCTGTTTCTGCTTTAAAGGATAGTGAGGATGTGATGAAATATGTGAGCGAGAATACGAATACAGTGGGCGTTATTGGTTATAATTGGTATT
The DNA window shown above is from Sphingobacterium thalpophilum and carries:
- a CDS encoding substrate-binding domain-containing protein translates to MRKYKMVLVMLGICMGIFVSCKNKTKQAKEGEDILTGKLPVIVDQTLLPIIKESADVFESSYPNSSLELMARPEIKAVNALLADSAYVVVLTRKLTNEEDSYFRKRGIQPKIFQMASDAVVLISNRNSTDTIMPQKDVKSLLEGNLAGQRLIFDNANSSTLRYLKDYFKLNKIDPKAVSALKDSEDVMKYVSENTNTVGVIGYNWYLKAVEKNSNLLDKIRTLSIESVGKEGEKLSFYRPSQSTIADGLYPFVRPVYIMNYQPNMGLGLGFSAFLTGDRGQRIVLKAGLVPATMPGREIIIRDESYIK
- a CDS encoding MotA/TolQ/ExbB proton channel family protein, encoding MANAPKTAAKQESNNGGSFFAQAAIIICFIVGFCVWKFVMGNPTNFVDNNPENAPNPGNYLGMVYHAGAIVPVLLGLFLMVWVFSVERFIVINKASGTGNVGNFVRKIQTLINGGNIDTAIAECDKQKGSVANVVKAGLLKYKAVSVDPNVDTEKATIAIQKEIEETTALEMPMLEKNLNVIATLVSIGTLCGLLGTVTGMIKAFSALATGGAPDSAKLANGISEALINTATGIATSTFAIVLYNIFTAKIDKLTYSIDEAGFSIVQTYAANHK
- a CDS encoding biopolymer transporter ExbD — translated: MGKAKVKRASTSIDMTAMCDVSFLLLTFFVLTATARQPEALTVDTPASTTKDKLPDSNVGMITIGDKGKVFFGTTDQQVRVKALERMSAKYGVGFSQEDYDRFKLMENFGVPMSKLKALLALDGSKRTEKGLQTGIPVDSTENTSNELYYWVQNARLAAEEVNKEKEASDKNFVHPGPLKMAIKADANEKYPSVNLVIETLRNQKQNKFSFITGMRAEEK
- a CDS encoding biopolymer transporter ExbD, whose protein sequence is MAELNQDSGKKGKGGKVRSKKNGGKVDLTAMVDLAFLLITFFMLTTSLNKPQAMDVAMPDKNKIKEQQSDELLTADNRSLTILLGSDNKVSWVYGQVARPIEGPTVAGYGADGIRKVLMEKKAYVPRVSGGKDMIVIIRPSDKCTQRNLVDILDEMKIVDVKRYMIGKITPEEVEVLKRDNIYND
- a CDS encoding MoxR family ATPase is translated as MSDFDKYISFENRIDVSVLFDKMAQVKSEVKKVIVGQDQLIDMLLISILASGHSLIEGLPGVAKTLSAKLIAKTIHSEFKRIQFTPDLMPSDVTGSSILDLKSNEFEFRRGPIFANIVLIDEINRAPAKTQAALFESMAEQQVSVDGTTYRLPGPFVVFATQNPIEHEGTYRLPEAQLDRFLFKINVNYPELEQELEILKEHHAQKAENKEDQVQAVVSAAEILGFQKLIKSIFVHEELLTYIAQVIIKTRTNPSLTLGASPRASIALLESAKASAALTGRDFVTPEDIRRVASAVLGHRVMLTPEREMEGFTTAYVIDQIINSVEIPR
- a CDS encoding DUF58 domain-containing protein; its protein translation is MNKLRQLFLTNQFFYTLLGVATLFTFSFFVKGLLIVAWIVFWIWLAVLAFDFIVLFSGKGRIEVTRVYPEKLSNGDENPMRLFVNSFYPFGTKVDILEEFPVQLQIRDKDFATSLLAFQRSEISFSLRPTQRGVYQFGRCMALVQRFGFFKRRFVTNQEQEIPCYPSYIQLRKYQLLATSNRLNELGIKRIRRIGSAMEFDHVREYVQGDDYRHMNWKASAKVKKLMVNQYEEEKSQPIYSFIDLGRAMRMPFNDLTLLDYSINAALVLSNATLLKQDRAGLLTFSKDINAFVPAEKRNNQMLKISETLYQVSTKFEESEFGKLYSYANAHINKRSLIFVYTNFETLDSLRRQMNYLSMLNRSHIIVVVVFKNVEVEDLAKSAPKKTIDIYNQIIAEKFIYEKQLIVQELIRHGFQTIYTAPENLTINSINKYLEIKARGLI
- a CDS encoding energy transducer TonB, coding for MIGSKLDIFKKEWLDVVFQGRNKEYGAYELRKLAPKATNRGLLVVIGFVVLASLLRLFGDKIFPKKPVEAPPAVTEVTLEDLEEIKPPEPPEEEPLPQEPEEKPQQVAMDVPKEDLVRFPEPKVAPANKVVEEVASQEELKDPNKTPARITLKGSPTGTSVARGEFGSKKQDGAITGAAKGDPNGNGDEILPFNAIEVQPMPVGGMQAFMSWVGSNYEYPAAATENGVNGVVEVSFVVEKDGSLTDINIKRDLKYGTGDAAVRLLKKAKKWKPGIQNGRPVRVAYTLPIRLNLQN
- a CDS encoding diacylglycerol kinase family protein, which produces MSERKQILFVINPISGGKNKTSFKKQVLDVLDLQKFDPTFQQTARPNHAYEIGLKAIKEGYDAVIAVGGDGTINELGSALVGSGIPLGIIPEGSGNGLALYLGVPMNEAAAIRRINRFESIEVDCGLINDRRFFNIAGLGFDASVSENFANENIRGPLGYMKSVFNVLSKYQPAHYKLTIDGKVYERQAFMISVANSPQYGNNAYIAPQASVNDGILDVCIVHKFPLYILPKMIFHLFNKSADQSSYVEIIPGKNIQIEIDKVSPVHVDGEPIELGDKLDISIIPKALKIIC
- a CDS encoding Dabb family protein yields the protein MKRRNFLLAPMVLVTAPTWANTVQSDEAIESSTIVHVVNFWLKKDLSEKEKKNFVGFFEDLRKIDVIKTLNYGVPAQTNLRPVVDNSFDYTIIVTFKDLNDITIYETHPIHLKAIEKYQHLWTKVMVKDTSIIK
- a CDS encoding translation initiation factor, with product MSKNKKQSYEGVVYSTDDSFSYQLADFFQEADTLPVNQQNLKVQLDRKMRKGKVVTLVTGFVGKAEDLESLGKLLKQKCGVGGTVKDGEIIIQGEFKQKIYELLLKEGYRVKLVGG
- the metK gene encoding methionine adenosyltransferase; the protein is MAYLFTSESVSEGHPDKIADQISDALIDNFLAWDEDSRVAIETLVTTGQVVLAGEVKSNIYLDVQKIARSVIQKIGYTKSEYMFEANSCGVLSAIHEQSADINQGVDRKTRQEQGAGDQGIMFGYANNETENFMPLALDLSHRLLYELAELRRENNEIKYLRPDAKSQVTLEYSDDHKPKRIEAIVISTQHDDFDTEQVMLDKITHDIKTILIPRVKAQLKPELQLLFNDEIKFHINPTGKFVIGGPHGDTGLTGRKIIVDTYGGRGAHGGGAFSGKDPSKVDRSAAYATRHIAKNLVAAGVADEILVQISYAIGVKDPMGIYVNTYGTSKVNLTDGQIAEKIAHLFDMTPYGIETRLGLRNPIYSETAAYGHMGRTPRKVTKEFESSTGEKKQIEVELFTWEKLDYIDKVKEEFGI